A stretch of Saccharomyces cerevisiae S288C chromosome IV, complete sequence DNA encodes these proteins:
- the PSA1 gene encoding mannose-1-phosphate guanylyltransferase (GDP-mannose pyrophosphorylase (mannose-1-phosphate guanyltransferase); synthesizes GDP-mannose from GTP and mannose-1-phosphate in cell wall biosynthesis; required for normal cell wall structure) produces MKGLILVGGYGTRLRPLTLTVPKPLVEFGNRPMILHQIEALANAGVTDIVLAVNYRPEVMVETLKKYEKEYGVNITFSVETEPLGTAGPLKLAEDVLKKDNSPFFVLNSDVICEYPFKELADFHKAHGGKGTIVATKVDEPSKYGVIVHDIATPNLIDRFVEKPKEFVGNRINAGLYILNPEVIDLIEMKPTSIEKETFPILVEEKQLYSFDLEGFWMDVGQPKDFLSGTVLYLNSLAKRQPKKLATGANIVGNALIDPTAKISSTAKIGPDVVIGPNVTIGDGVRITRSVVLCNSTIKNHSLVKSTIVGWNSTVGQWCRLEGVTVLGDDVEVKDEIYINGGKVLPHKSISDNVPKEAIIM; encoded by the coding sequence atgaaaggtTTAATTTTAGTCGGTGGTTACGGTACCAGATTGAGACCTTTAACTTTGACCGTTCCAAAGCCACTGGTTGAATTCGGTAATAGACCAATGATTTTACACCAAATCGAGGCTTTAGCCAACGCTGGTGTTACTGACATCGTTCTTGCTGTTAATTACAGACCAGAAGTCATGGTGgaaactttgaagaagtaCGAAAAGGAATATGGTGTTAACATCACTTTCTCTGTAGAAACTGAACCATTAGGTACTGCAGGTCCATTGAAATTGGCTGAAGATGTTTTGAAGAAGGACAACTCTCCATTTTTCGTCCTAAACTCCGACGTCATTTGCGAATATCCATTCAAGGAATTGGCTGACTTCCACAAAGCTCACGGTGGTAAAGGTACCATTGTTGCTACCAAGGTCGACGAACCTTCTAAATACGGTGTCATTGTCCATGATATAGCTACTCCAAACTTGATTGACagatttgttgaaaagcCAAAGGAATTTGTTGGTAACAGAATTAACGCCGGTTTGTACATTTTAAACCCAGAAGTCATTGACTTGATTGAAATGAAGCCAACttcaattgaaaaggaaacttTCCCAATCTTGgtcgaagaaaaacaacTATATTCCTTCGATTTGGAAGGTTTCTGGATGGATGTTGGTCAACCAAAGGACTTCTTGTCTGGTACCGTTCTTTACTTGAACTCTTTGGCCAAGAGAcaaccaaaaaaattggctACAGGTGCCAACATTGTTGGTAATGCCTTGATCGACCCAACCGCTAAGATTTCCTCCACTGCTAAGATTGGCCCAGACGTGGTTATCGGTCCTAATGTCACCATCGGTGATGGTGTTAGAATCACCAGATCTGTTGTTTTGTGCAACTCCACCATCAAGAACCACTCCTTGGTCAAATCTACCATCGTAGGCTGGAACTCTACCGTTGGTCAATGGTGTCGTTTGGAAGGTGTCACTGTCTTGGGTGACGACGTTGAAGTTAAGGACGAAATCTACATCAACGGTGGTAAAGTCTTACCTCATAAGTCTATCTCCGATAATGTTCCAAAGGAAGCTATTATTATGTGA
- the MCH1 gene encoding Mch1p (Protein with similarity to mammalian monocarboxylate permeases; monocarboxylate permeases are involved in transport of monocarboxylic acids across the plasma membrane but mutant is not deficient in monocarboxylate transport), whose product MPLSKVEHYLSYHTRLLLPHVLSLQSSHRVAYIFSLLSAVSTGFITLISLYSQPWQKHLNYSSWQINTIASMTNLGMYLTPPILGMIADSHGPITLSLLAIIGFIPSYSYLAYVFNHPELSLGGNGDSSFNLSIICFVFIGISTSALYFSALLTCTKLYPHTKLLSISLPTTCYGISSVVGSQLLRIKWFWSSNASSSSSNSDLNLGRVFQTFALVYVVIGLLAWIATSVVSLLHFNEEQDNQKRLDDQTDVEQSPLLERSNHVQEKFTQTMLRIFSDPVTYILAVSILLSLGPLEMFIANMGSLTNLLVQLDAPTLSTKLLSTYALSSTFTRLLTGIVADFFAKKKISIKWILLTFLSLGVCAQLFLLKMTSSASPWGLVPTGSLVGIVYGGLFTVYPTLVLLVWGERSFGTVYGSLLIAPAIGSMIFCMLYAKFYDSRCMSGGGDLRNPSCISAVYKYSSIAFVVSAVLSAVVFWKLKSRKLRI is encoded by the coding sequence ATGCCTCTATCAAAGGTGGAGCACTACCTTTCATACCATACGCGCTTACTCTTACCCCATGTTTTGTCTCTTCAGTCATCACATCGTGTTGCATACATCTTTTCGCTATTATCTGCGGTGTCAACTGGCTTCATTACTTTGATATCTCTTTACTCTCAACCGTGGCAGAAACATTTAAATTATTCCTCATGGCAAATCAACACCATCGCTAGTATGACTAATTTGGGGATGTACTTGACGCCACCAATCTTGGGGATGATCGCTGATTCTCATGGCCCCATTACTTTAAGTCTTTTAGCCATCATAGGGTTCATACCTAGCTATTCATATCTGGCTTACGTTTTTAATCATCCGGAGTTATCTCTCGGAGGAAATGGTGACTCATCATTCAATCTATCCATCATTTGTTTCGTTTTCATAGGTATATCAACAAGCGCTTTATACTTTAGCGCTTTACTGACATGCACTAAGCTATATCCTCATACAAAACTACTATCCATTAGCTTACCAACGACATGTTATGGTATTTCTTCTGTAGTCGGTTCTCAACTGCTAAGAATCAAATGGTTCTGGTCCTCTAACGCAAGTTCTTCCTCGTCCAATAGTGACTTAAACCTGGGAAGAGTATTCCAAACATTTGCCCTCGTTTATGTCGTTATTGGGCTACTTGCATGGATAGCCACCAGCGTGGTATCACTTTTGCATTTTAATGAAGAGCAAGACAACCAAAAACGGCTGGATGATCAAACTGATGTGGAACAATCACCGCTGTTAGAACGAAGTAATCATGTTCAAGAAAAGTTTACGCAGACGATGCTAAGGATCTTTAGTGATCCTGTGACATATATCCTAGCGGTATCAATTTTGTTATCACTTGGGCCCCTCGAGATGTTTATTGCCAATATGGGATCACTGACTAACCTGCTAGTCCAATTAGATGCGCCAACCTTATCTACAAAGTTGTTATCCACATACGCGCTATCTTCCACTTTTACGAGATTGCTCACAGGCATAGTGGCAGACTTCTTcgccaagaaaaaaatatcaattaAATGGATCCTGTTGACTTTCCTTTCATTAGGGGTATGTGCACAACtgtttttattgaaaatgacCTCTTCAGCGTCACCCTGGGGGCTAGTACCTACAGGATCATTGGTTGGAATTGTATACGGTGGACTTTTCACTGTTTATCCGACGCTGGTCCTGTTAGTATGGGGCGAACGCTCATTCGGGACTGTTTACGGTAGCTTACTAATTGCACCTGCTATAGGTTCTATGATATTTTGCATGTTGTATGCCAAATTTTACGATTCTCGCTGTATGAGTGGCGGAGGAGATCTGCGAAATCCGTCCTGTATTTCGGCTGTCTACAAGTACAGCAGTATCGCATTCGTTGTATCCGCTGTTCTTTCAGCTGTagtattttggaaattaaAAAGTAGAAAACTCAGaatttaa
- the PBP4 gene encoding Pbp4p (Pbp1p binding protein; interacts strongly with Pab1p-binding protein 1 (Pbp1p) in the yeast two-hybrid system; also interacts with Lsm12p in a copurification assay; relative distribution to the nucleus increases upon DNA replication stress; also detected in peroxisomes) translates to MTTTSTTSVDGRTSSTLKATLSASGPNSNGPTPAVLPQKPKLTGWAQAAAKALPRQQQQQQQARKDDSVAVQPANTKTKTIASTAPPANIKGSSTANGSSTNKKFKRANKQPYNREEVRSYMHKLFQSYTAGEKSHSMKTYKQVLSETASGRVSTATDWGTVSSSKNKNKKYGCLSDIAKVLRNQ, encoded by the coding sequence ATGACAACAACCTCAACAACCAGTGTAGATGGCAGAACCTCCTCGACTTTGAAGGCTACTTTATCTGCTTCAGGTCCAAATTCAAATGGTCCAACGCCCGCTGTGCTTCCTCAGAAGCCAAAATTAACAGGTTGGGCGCAGGCAGCTGCCAAAGCCCTTCCAAggcaacagcaacagcaacagcaggCACGAAAAGATGATTCCGTGGCTGTACAACCTGCTAATACGAAGACTAAAACCATCGCATCTACCGCGCCGCCTGCTAATATAAAGGGTAGTTCCACCGCCAATGGATCATCCacaaataagaaatttaAAAGAGCGAATAAACAACCTTACAATAGAGAAGAAGTTAGATCGTATATGCACAAATTATTTCAGAGCTATACCGCTGGTGAAAAAAGTCATTCAATGAAAACTTATAAGCAAGTACTATCAGAAACGGCAAGTGGCAGAGTTTCAACAGCCACTGACTGGGGTACTGTATCAAGcagtaaaaataagaataaaaaatacgGCTGTTTGTCCGATATTGCTAAAGTTTTAAGAAACCAATGA
- the SLC1 gene encoding 1-acylglycerol-3-phosphate O-acyltransferase SLC1 (1-acyl-sn-glycerol-3-phosphate acyltransferase; catalyzes the acylation of lysophosphatidic acid to form phosphatidic acid, a key intermediate in lipid metabolism; enzymatic activity detected in lipid particles and microsomes): MSVIGRFLYYLRSVLVVLALAGCGFYGVIASILCTLIGKQHLAQWITARCFYHVMKLMLGLDVKVVGEENLAKKPYIMIANHQSTLDIFMLGRIFPPGCTVTAKKSLKYVPFLGWFMALSGTYFLDRSKRQEAIDTLNKGLENVKKNKRALWVFPEGTRSYTSELTMLPFKKGAFHLAQQGKIPIVPVVVSNTSTLVSPKYGVFNRGCMIVRILKPISTENLTKDKIGEFAEKVRDQMVDTLKEIGYSPAINDTTLPPQAIEYAALQHDKKVNKKIKNEPVPSVSISNDVNTHNEGSSVKKMH, encoded by the coding sequence atgagtGTGATAGGTAGGTTCTTGTATTACTTGAGGTCCGTGTTGGTCGTACTGGCGCTTGCAGGCTGTGGCTTTTACGGTGTAATCGCCTCTATCCTTTGCACGTTAATCGGTAAGCAACATTTGGCTCAGTGGATTACTGCGCGTTGTTTTTACCATGTCATGAAATTGATGCTTGGCCTTGACGTCAAGGTCGTTGGCGAGGAGAATTTGGCCAAGAAGCCATATATTATGATTGCCAATCACCAATCCACCTTGGATATCTTCATGTTAGGTAGGATTTTCCCCCCTGGTTGCACAGTTACTGCCAAGAAGTCTTTGAAATACGTCCCCTTTCTGGGTTGGTTCATGGCTTTGAGTGGTACATATTTCTTAGACAGATCTAAAAGGCAAGAAGCCATTGACACCTTGAATAAAGGTTTAGAAAATgttaagaaaaacaagCGTGCTCTATGGGTTTTTCCTGAGGGTACCAGGTCTTACACGAGTGAGCTGACAATGTTGCCTTTCAAGAAGGGTGCTTTCCATTTGGCACAACAGGGTAAGATCCCCATTGTTCCAGTGGTTGTTTCCAATACCAGTACTTTAGTAAGTCCTAAATATGGGGTCTTCAACAGAGGCTGTATGATTGTTAGAATTTTAAAACCTATTTCAACCGAGAACTTAACAAAGGACAAAATTGGTGAATTTGCTGAAAAAGTTAGAGATCAAATGGTTGACACTTTGAAGGAGATTGGCTACTCTCCCGCCATCAACGATACAACCCTCCCACCACAAGCTATTGAGTATGCCGCTCTTCAACATGACAAGAAAgtgaacaagaaaatcaagaatGAGCCTGTGCCTTCTGTCAGCATTAGCAACGATGTCAATACCCATAACGAAGGTTCATCTGTAAAAAAGATGCATTAA
- the LHP1 gene encoding tRNA maturation protein LHP1 (RNA binding protein required for maturation of tRNA and U6 snRNA; acts as a molecular chaperone for RNAs transcribed by polymerase III; homologous to human La (SS-B) autoantigen), whose product MSEKPQQEEQEKPQSRRNSFAVIEFTPEVLDRCLKQVEFYFSEFNFPYDRFLRTTAEKNDGWVPISTIATFNRMKKYRPVDKVIEALRSSEILEVSADGENVKRRVPLDLTAARNARIEQNQRTLAVMNFPHEDVEASQIPELQENLEAFFKKLGEINQVRLRRDHRNKKFNGTVLVEFKTIPECEAFLKSYSNDDESNEILSYEGKKLSVLTKKQFDLQREASKSKNFSGRSRSFNGHKKKNLPKFPKNKKKNGKEESKEDSSAIADDDEEHKE is encoded by the coding sequence ATGTCTGAAAAACCACAACAAGAGGAGCAAGAGAAACCACAATCAAGACGTAATTCATTTGCTGTGATTGAATTTACTCCAGAAGTCTTGGACAGATGTTTAAAGCAAGTGGAATTCTACTTTTCTGAATTCAACTTTCCATATGACAGGTTCTTGCGCACAACAGCGGAAAAAAACGATGGATGGGTCCCCATCAGCACCATCGCCACATTCAACCGTATGAAGAAATATAGACCAGTGGATAAGGTTATCGAAGCACTACGTAGTTCTGAAATTTTGGAAGTATCTGCTGATGGAGAGAACGTCAAGAGACGTGTTCCTTTGGACCTAACTGCTGCCAGAAATGCCAGAATTGAGCAAAACCAACGGACTTTGGCTGTAATGAATTTCCCACATGAGGACGTTGAAGCTTCCCAAATTCCTGAATTGCAGGAGAACTTGGAagcctttttcaaaaaattaggTGAAATCAACCAAGTGCGTTTGAGAAGAGATCAcagaaacaagaaatttAATGGTACGGTCTTGGTGGAATTTAAGACAATTCCAGAATGTGAagcttttttgaaatcgTATTCCAATGACGATGAGTCCAACGAAATTTTGTCATATGAAGGTAAGAAACTGAGTGTTTTGACGAAAAAACAGTTTGATTTACAGAGAGAGGCCTCGAAGTCCAAAAACTTCAGCGGTAGATCAAGATCCTTTAACGGCcataagaagaaaaacttgCCTAAATTCCCcaaaaataagaagaaaaacgGCAAGGAAGAGTCAAAAGAGGACTCTTCTGCCATTGCCGATGACGATGAGGAGCACAAGGAGTGA
- the KNH1 gene encoding Knh1p (Protein with similarity to Kre9p; Kre9p is involved in cell wall beta 1,6-glucan synthesis; overproduction suppresses growth defects of a kre9 null mutant; required for propionic acid resistance), which translates to MLIVLFLTLFCSVVFRTAYCDVAIVAPEPNSVYDLSGTSQAVVKVKWMHTDNTPQEKDFVRYTFTLCSGTNAMIEAMATLQTLSASDLTDNEFNAIIENTVGTDGVYFIQVFAQTAIGYTIHYTNRFKLKGMIGTKAANPSMITIAPEAQTRITTGDVGATIDSKSFTVPYNLQTGVVKYAPMQLQPATKVTAKTWKRKYATSEVTYYYTLRNSVDQHTTVTPGWSYIITADSNYATPAPMPADNGGWYNPRKRLSLTARKVNALRHR; encoded by the coding sequence ATGCTGATAGTATTATTCTTAACATTATTTTGTTCGGTAGTGTTCCGAACAGCTTATTGTGATGTGGCCATTGTGGCTCCAGAACCCAACTCAGTTTATGATTTATCTGGTACAAGTCAGGCTGTTGTCAAAGTAAAGTGGATGCATACAGATAACACACCACAGGAAAAGGATTTTGTCAGATACACGTTTACTCTGTGTTCGGGTACCAATGCCATGATAGAAGCAATGGCTACTCTTCAAACACTCAGTGCGAGTGATCTGACAGACAACGAGTTCAATGCGATAATAGAAAACACCGTTGGGACGGACGGTGTTTACTTCATACAAGTCTTTGCGCAAACAGCTATCGGTTACACCATTCATTACACTAACAGATTTAAACTAAAAGGGATGATTGGTACAAAAGCCGCTAATCCGAGTATGATAACCATTGCACCAGAGGCACAAACAAGAATTACCACAGGAGATGTGGGTGCCACGATTGATTCTAAGAGTTTCACCGTTCCCTACAACTTACAAACAGGTGTTGTGAAATATGCTCCCATGCAACTCCAACCGGCTACTAAGGTAACAGCAAAGACATGGAAAAGGAAGTACGCGACCAGTGAGGTAACGTATTACTACACTTTAAGAAACTCCGTTGATCAACATACTACCGTAACACCAGGGTGGTCATACATAATTACAGCTGATAGTAACTATGCTACGCCGGCCCCTATGCCGGCTGATAATGGCGGTTGGTATAATCCACGCAAGAGACTCTCTCTGACTGCAAGAAAAGTTAATGCTTTGAGGCACAGATAA
- the STP4 gene encoding Stp4p (Protein containing a Kruppel-type zinc-finger domain; similar to Stp1p, Stp2p; predicted transcription factor; relative distribution to the nucleus increases upon DNA replication stress; STP4 has a paralog, STP3, that arose from the whole genome duplication): MLVSSSFASSIDSVMSHETMSLRRNPPFIDTPEKMPNPTASPNGTIHHLIDPSLPLLSSTTSSSRSTLSSTLNSPPPPPLTTSYSSYNSSACQSITSSPTDNTALAHNSKCYFPHSLSPTPLSSNSSSHVILPPISSFTNLITVAEREFNGRSNSLHANFTSPVPRTVLDHHRHELTFCNPNNTTGFKTITPSPPTQHQSILPTAVDNVPRSKSVSSLPVSGFPPLIVKQQQQQQLNSSSSASALPSIHSPLTNEHTSRYSSSLKDSAKITKQRKKKECPICHNFYANLSTHKSTHLTPEDRPHKCPICQRGFARNNDLIRHKKRHWKDEFMQIYARESDNNSGADDQDDTARTSANNDSDDSNDKLAASSSSEETKLLKKNQLKSLYKIKGAFKCPYNSTLINLDMEVYPHKSRSLYFEPINCHQTGVFSRCDTFKNHLKALHFEYPPKTKKEDRGVVPGKCKHCGLQFPNVDVWLNKHVGKGCGYSYH; encoded by the coding sequence ATGCTGgtatcatcatcttttgCATCAAGCATTGACTCAGTAATGTCCCATGAGACGATGTCTTTACGGAGAAACCCTCCCTTTATAGATACTCCAGAAAAAATGCCAAACCCAACGGCTTCTCCCAATGGCACCATTCACCATTTGATAGATCCATCACTGCCATTGTTGTCCAGTACTACGTCGTCTTCGCGCTCTACCCTCAGTTCTACACTGAATTCTCCTCCACCTCCCCCATTAACTACATCATACTCTTCTTATAACTCCTCTGCATGCCAGTCTATCACGAGTTCGCCTACAGACAATACAGCCTTGGCACATAATTCCAAATGCTATTTCCCTCATAGCCTTTCTCCAACACCGCTGTCATCCAACAGCTCAAGCCATGTCATTTTGCCACCCATATCCTCCTTCACCAATTTAATTACAGTTGCAGAAAGAGAATTTAACGGCAGATCAAATTCCTTGCATGCCAATTTTACATCACCGGTGCCAAGAACAGTGCTAGATCATCACAGACATGAGCTAACATTTTGCAACCCTAACAACACAACGGGTTTCAAAACCATCACCCCCTCACCACCAACTCAACACCAGAGTATATTGCCAACCGCGGTAGATAACGTACCGAGATCAAAATCCGTGTCCAGCCTACCCGTTAGTGGATTCCCACCTTTGATCGtcaaacaacaacagcaacagcaactCAACAGTAGTAGTAGTGCCTCTGCACTACCGTCTATTCATTCCCCATTGACTAATGAACATACAAGCAGGTATTCATCGTCTTTAAAGGATTCCGCCAAGATAACgaagcaaagaaagaaaaaggaatgCCCCATCTGCCACAACTTCTACGCCAACCTATCTACGCATAAATCCACTCATTTAACTCCGGAGGACAGACCGCATAAGTGCCCTATCTGTCAACGCGGCTTTGCCAGGAACAATGATCTGATAAGGCACAAGAAGCGCCATTGGAAAGATGAATTTATGCAAATATACGCAAGGGAGTCCGACAACAATAGTGGTGCTGACGATCAAGATGACACTGCCCGCACCTCCGCAAACAACGACAGCGACGACTCAAACGATAAACTCGCTGCCTCATCCTCTTCCGAAGAAACAAAActactgaagaaaaaccaATTGAAATCACTATACAAGATTAAAGGTGCATTCAAGTGTCCTTACAACTCTACTCTGATCAATTTGGATATGGAGGTGTATCCACACAAGTCTAGATCACTCTATTTCGAGCCAATAAACTGTCATCAAACGGGCGTTTTTTCGCGCTGTGATACTTTCAAGAATCACCTAAAGGCTTTGCATTTCGAGTACCCGCCCAAGAccaagaaagaagataGAGGTGTTGTGCCGGGGAAGTGCAAGCATTGTGGACTGCAATTTCCGAACGTTGACGTCTGGCTAAATAAGCACGTGGGGAAAGGATGTGGCTACTCATATCACTAA
- the SIT4 gene encoding type 2A-related serine/threonine-protein phosphatase SIT4 (Ceramide-activated, type 2A-related serine-threonine phosphatase; functions in G1/S transition of mitotic cycle; controls lifespan, mitochondrial function, cell cycle progression by regulating HXK2 phosphorylation; regulator of COPII coat dephosphorylation; required for ER to Golgi traffic; interacts with Hrr25p kinase; cytoplasmic and nuclear protein that modulates functions mediated by Pkc1p including cell wall and actin cytoskeleton organization; similar to human PP6): protein MVSRGPDEWLETIKKCQALTENEMKQLCEMVKELLMEESNIQPVQTPVTVCGDIHGQFHDLLELFRTAGGFPDDINYIFLGDYVDRGYYSLETFTLLMCLKVKYPAKITLVRGNHESRQITQVYGFYEECLNKYGSTTVWKYCCQVFDFLTLAAIIDGKILCVHGGLSPEIRMLDQIRVLSRAQEVPHEGGFSDLLWSDPDNVEAWQVSPRGAGWLFGSKVAREFNHVNGLNLIARAHQLVMEGFKYHFPEKDVVTVWSAPNYCYRCGNVASVMKVDEDLEPTFKIFSAVPDDYIRESTANHNNQRAGYFL from the coding sequence ATGGTATCTAGAGGCCCCGACGAATGGCTTgaaacaataaagaaatgCCAGGCGCTAACTGAAAACGAGATGAAACAACTGTGTGAAATGGTGAAAGAACTTTTGATGGAGGAAAGTAACATCCAGCCGGTACAGACCCCCGTTACTGTATGTGGAGACATACACGGCCAATTTCATGACTTGTTAGAGCTATTCCGTACGGCGGGTGGCTTTCCTGACGATATAAACTACATTTTTCTCGGTGATTACGTGGATCGTGGCTACTATAGTCTGGAAACTTTTACGCTTTTAATGTGTCTGAAAGTCAAGTACCCGGCAAAGATAACTTTGGTCAGAGGAAACCATGAGTCCAGACAAATTACTCAAGTTTACGGGTTCTACGAGGAATGCCTGAATAAGTACGGATCTACCACCGTATGGAAGTATTGCTGTcaagtttttgatttcCTGACGCTGGCCGCTATAATTGACGGTAAGATCTTATGTGTCCATGGAGGGTTATCTCCCGAGATTAGAATGCTCGATCAAATCAGAGTCTTGTCAAGAGCTCAAGAAGTGCCACACGAGGGTGGGTTCTCGGACCTGCTTTGGTCAGACCCTGACAATGTAGAGGCTTGGCAAGTTTCCCCTCGTGGTGCAGGATGGCTCTTTGGCAGTAAAGTTGCTAGAGAGTTTAACCACGTTAATGGACTGAACCTTATTGCCCGGGCTCACCAACTGGTTATGGAGGGGTTCAAGTACCATTTTCCTGAAAAGGACGTTGTAACCGTGTGGTCCGCGCCAAATTACTGTTATAGATGTGGTAATGTCGCGAGTGTAATGAAGGTCGATGAGGATCTGGAACCtactttcaaaattttctcgGCTGTTCCCGATGACTACATAAGAGAATCCACGGCAAACCATAATAATCAAAGAGCCGGCTATTTCTTATAA
- the NPC2 gene encoding sterol transporter (Sterol transport protein, functional homolog of human NPC2 Niemann-Pick disease type C2 protein; together with Ncr1p mediates integration of ergosterol into vacuolar membrane; functions as general 'lipid solubilizer', binds variety of amphiphilic lipid ligands; targeted to vacuole via Vps10p-dependent endosomal vacuolar protein sorting pathway; yeast NPC2 can complement mutations in human NPC2), which translates to MTHSLKALFALLFLYTAAVNAGVIGIFNALPPPNTKPINGESPLYQCDILDKQLVEIKEVNLDPNPPVRGENLTISANGEVFETIEEGAYIDVEVRLGYIRLLSQTFDLCETLEDNDIEGLSCPIEPGEYNIKKIVEIPGEVPPGKYVVVARAYTEKDDLITCLTGEVIFPPR; encoded by the coding sequence ATGACCCACAGCTTGAAAGCTCTATTCGCCTTGCTATTTCTTTACACAGCTGCTGTCAATGCGGGTGTGATTGGCATATTCAACGCCCTTCCCCCACCAAACACCAAACCAATTAACGGCGAATCTCCACTTTACCAATGTGACATTCTAGACAAGCAACTTGTGGAAATCAAAGAGGTCAATTTGGACCCTAACCCTCCTGTTCGTGGCGAAAATTTGACTATTTCTGCTAACGGTGAGGTCTTTGAAACTATAGAAGAGGGGGCATATATCGACGTTGAAGTCCGTCTAGGATACATCAGACTGTTATCCCAGACTTTTGATTTGTGTGAAACATTAGAAGATAACGATATCGAAGGCTTATCCTGTCCAATTGAACCGGGTGAATACAACATTAAGAAAATAGTTGAGATCCCAGGCGAGGTTCCACCTGGCAAATATGTTGTTGTAGCAAGAGCTTACACTGAAAAGGATGATCTGATCACTTGCTTAACCGGAGAAGTCATCTTCCCACCAAGGTGA